The Accipiter gentilis chromosome 8, bAccGen1.1, whole genome shotgun sequence genomic sequence ACCCGCAACTGGATGAGCCAAACCCAGAAAATCACGATAATGATGTTACCCAGGAGAACAGCTCACCCCTGTCCCCCTAAAGACCCCTCGCTCTCTAAAGAACTGCACAGACGTAAATCAGCAGGATTTAGTCATGTGCTTAAACGAGCGGGAAATTCGGAGCCCCAGTTCTCCCCCCTCCCTGGCAAAGGCGCTTTTGGTCCCCCACGGAccacttctgcttttaaaaacgCTCCCGAGCGCTCGCTCCCTTTCAGCAGTGGGCTGCCAAATCTATTCCCAATGGGATTCCCAAACTACCAGCAGCACAGAAGGGACGAGCCCCGAAAGATGTCTTTGCTCACAGCAGACCCATCCTGCGTGCGCAGGGCAGGGTCTGAGGCATCTCGGAGCTTCTCCATGTCTTGTGCTGCAGGACAGTCacccaaaagaaagctaaaaatctTAACTGGTTGGGTTTCATAGTGCCGATGGGCAGCACCTCTGCAAAGCAAATAGGCTTCCCATGGCCCACGCAGCggagctggggagcagaaggGATTTGCAAATGCCTTCTGACGCAGCCAAAAAATCCCTCCCATCGCCAGCACCGGCAAAGCCCTTTGTGGAGCCCAACAAGACGCACCAGAGCTGTGGATTTCTTTACATCAGCCTCCTCGCTCCAAAAAGGGCCCGGGCTTGGCTGCAATGAAAGGCTGGGCTCTGTGCCGCTGAGCACGGCGATCTGCCCCCCAAAATCTACTGGGGGCCGTGCCGGGGCTCCTCGGGCTGTCGGATGGGTGCATGGGACTGGCTGGTGGAAAGAGCACTCGTGCCTGTTTTTTAGGGGCACGCCGTGATTTATTCGCGTGGTCCAACTCACTTGTACAACTCTATTACTGGCTTCGCAGCGTCTTTGTATTTTCTGAGCCTGGCGGCGACGGCCTCGGGTTTGTCGTCCTCGCGCTGGACCAGCGGCTCACCCGTCAGGTCGTCGATGCCCTGCAGGAAGGCAAACACCATCAAGGGGATGCAGCCACCGGCCCCATCGCCCACGCCCCGCCACGCGTCCGCCGCCAAATGGACTGACAGTCCGCGTCAGTCGAGCATCCTCAGGCGGCATTTAACGTAAATCACGTTTTCCTAATTAACATGTAGCACAACTCCTTCAGGCCGGCTCCCGAGGGCAAAGCCCTACGGCGCTCAGTGCTTGCTACCTGGGATTTCTTCCCCAATGCTTTTTTACGATCTCAGCTCACGCAGAGAAAGGCTTCTCTGATCTTTTCCTTTGGTGAATTGCTCCCAGCCGCCACCACTGCGATGCTGTGGGCTCTGACCTGGACATGGGGAGGGTTGAAGTCCATGTTGTACACCCTTCCGCTGGCCGGGTGGACCCAGCGGGCGCTCAGGCGATCCTTCAGCGTCTCAAAGGGTATGTTCAAGCTGATCACCAGGTCCAGCTCGCAGATCCTGTCCAGCGCCTCGGCTTGCCCCAGCGTCCGAGGGAAACCTGTGCGGGCGTCGCAACAGAAAGGGGCTGTCGTGagagggaggaaagcagcagtggtGGAGATAAAACCATCCGCCCCGCAGTCCCGGAGCTGCAAAACCACCGTGGCTCCTCGCTATAGCACAAGTGGTGTGAAAGGCAGGCATCCACCATATGGCTACAATAAAAAATAGCTCCTACAGCACCGGCTCCCGAAATACAAGACACGGGTTGCCGCGGGCTCATTTTTTCCTGCAAAGTCGTGTCTGGTGTCCCTGCACAGGGGCTGGAGGCAAGTAAGAGGGCACAAGCAACGACAAAAGGGGCATAAATGCTggaattacaaagaaaaacctGAAGGAAACAAGACCGCTATGCACAGATGAGTAACACGCTGGTGGTTCACATGGAGGACATCAAAGATACTGCAATAAAATGGTTTGTACAGCCATCACCCAGCTCTCCGAAATCCCCATCCTCCGAAGGTACCAGGTGGTGCCTTTTGTTCGGAAAAGCCAGCGAGCGGGTAGGAGCATCTGTTCTTGCCACCAGACTGCAACCAGGGGTGACTCCGAGCCAGTCTTCTCTCCAGTTTTCTCTGCGGAAAAcacccttttttcattttttaaccttttcttacATACATAAAACCTTCTGAGATCTCCCAGGCTTTTGCCAAGCAGAGTATTATTAGCCGAGAGCTTGTCAGGACATCGGCACGGGGAATGAATCAGCCATCATGAGAAAGAATACATTTAGTCTGTCTTACCAATTAAAGTCGGTCCGTTATTTATGTTATCAAATGGACCACTTGAAATAAATACGCTCCTTGTCACAGTACGGCTGGAGCGGGGCTCTGACGGCAGCCACCACTCGCACCCCCAAGCAGATGAATTCCTCCAAAATTAGGAGGAGGAATGTCACAGCGCAGGCTTGCCAGCATCGCTGCTGCCTGCGTTCAGATTTTAGCTTCGGGGGCAGCCTGTCCCTCAAACATCTTGGTGTAAGCGGAGGTCAGGACACAAAGCAGGCGGCTCCCGAAATCCTCGTTACCAGCCCACGGCCAGAATCGCTTCATCCTTGCGGCACCCTCGGCGGGACCTTCGGATACAAAGCCGTGACAAAACAGGAGCTGGTCCCTGGGCCAGGCTGCCGGGGGATCATATCACGATAAATCAAAATCCTGAGCTGCAAGAACGCAGATCTGAGCGTGTCGATGCAAACCCCCATCAATGTGTGGAAAGGCCAGAGTTTTAATACAATGAAATATGTTGTCATTTATGCCGCGCTTGTTGCTGGAATATGCGTTAATCGCCATGTTCCTTGAGGAATTAAGTGGCATTGTTTTAAGAATAATGAAGTGTTAATAGTGAGGATTCACGGGCATCTTCAAGGCAGCCTGAACCTACAGGACTTGAGGTCTCCAACATCCACCCTGCGAGCCCAGCGGGGCAGTGCTGCTGGACCTCCCCAGTGCCAATGCCGCCAGATCCCCGGTGCCCACTGGGGTCCAGAGCTCAGCTGGACCCCAACCCCCAGCACAAGCCACCCCTCCTCTGGGGCCACTGTGCGGGGGGAAGAAGCCAGGCTCCACCAGCCCTCCAGTCCATTTTAGTTGTaaactattttgtattttccctACCACGAGCCTGAGAGCTCTCCAAAAGCCCGAGTCCATGATAAATCGAATGGCTCTGTCTTACCTACATATTCACCGACTTTTTCGAAGAGCTTCAGCAGATTGGCAAGGGAGGGTTTCACCTCCCTACAACAGCCACGGCCGCTTGTCCCCATATGTCACGCTTGCCTGTGCCCAACACCGCAGGTAAGTGCGACCTTGCCGAGCCCTGCCCCATCCCCTAACCAAGCCCCGAAACAGTTTCTGGAGCTACCATCGGCGCTTGCCAGCTCCCAGACCACCGGCAGCGATGCACCACGGCTGCCGGCGTGCAGCTTCACCGCCGAGGGCTGCAGGAGCGAACCCTCCGCTGCTCCGCTCACCGCTTGCCTTGCCGGTTTGCTCTCGGCATCTTCTCCACGAGCACCTCGGGTAGCTTTCGGGCTCGGGATGAGCAGCTCCTTCGCGCACGTTTGGAGGTGGTAAGAGGTTTTTCTTGGCTCGCCTCCAGCCCCGCTCTGCTCGTTGGCTCCGCTTTACGAAAAACACAtctcctttccctgcttttgcCTTTCCCGGACACATGCCAAGGGCTCAGCTGGACACGCACGTGCTGCTGCTTagggcagagggaagaaacacCCGCAGGCAGATGTCTCTGCCAGCAGGTcagctcctgcctctcctcccaccaCCAGCAAAAGCACcgtctgttttttctctctctcctggtgCTGCCAAACCATTAGCAGCAAAATAACAGTTTGAAAGGGGGCTGGGATTTTCCCGTCCAGTGGGGACACCGGCAGCGCACTCACCATcgagcagccagggctgctctcgCCGCTTCTCCAGCTCCGACATCATCACGCGCGTGATGACGTGGTCCGGCACCAGAAGGCCTCGCTCAAGGTACTGCTTTGCCAAGACGCCAACTTCTGTtcgagagaaaggaaaaaaaaaaaaaaaaaaagcatgacctTTCAGCTTAAAAAATATCACTCCCCCTCAAATCCTGCCTGTCCTCCCGAATCGCTCATCCAGGAGCTTTTCGGCAGCATCCCTCTGCTTGTAGCTGCTGCTCCTGGTAGCTGGGGACCACACGGTCCTTTTGGTGCGGTAGAAATGGAAATGCCTGAAATACCCGAGAGCAGGAACACAGCGAGGACCAGCCAAGCCCTCAGAGCCCTGCCAGCCGGCTGACGGCAGCGAGAGGCACCGGCACCGGCCCTGCCACGCTGGAC encodes the following:
- the AK4 gene encoding adenylate kinase 4, mitochondrial; its protein translation is MASKLLRAVVLGPPGSGKGTMCEKIARSFGLQHLSSGQFLRESLGGEVGVLAKQYLERGLLVPDHVITRVMMSELEKRREQPWLLDGFPRTLGQAEALDRICELDLVISLNIPFETLKDRLSARWVHPASGRVYNMDFNPPHVQGIDDLTGEPLVQREDDKPEAVAARLRKYKDAAKPVIELYKSRGILHSFSGTETNKIWPYVYTLLSSKIPPILSDEEN